In Zonotrichia albicollis isolate bZonAlb1 chromosome 3, bZonAlb1.hap1, whole genome shotgun sequence, a single window of DNA contains:
- the CAD gene encoding multifunctional protein CAD isoform X2, protein MARLVLQDGSVLPGRPFGAVGAAAAGEVVFQTGMVGYPEALTDPSYKAQILVLTYPLVGNYGVPRDEPDAFGLSRWFESSKIHVATLVVGECSETPSHWSASQSLDQWLKEQNIPGLEGVDTRALTKKIREKGTLLGKLVPDGTPEGSVAFEDPNTEHLVREVSLKAPRVFNAGGSLRVTALDCGLKNNQIRCLCRRGAAVTVVPWDHPLDPAAFDGLFISNGPGDPQLCQETVSSLRQLLDAPQPKPIFGICLGHQLLALALGASTYKMKYGNRGHNQPCVHEDSRRCFITAQNHGFAVQAGSLPPGWLPLFTNANDASNEGLVHQSKPFFSVQFHPEHCAGPTDLEGLFDVFVEAARDLRDGQGGARTVRERLQEWLTYSKAPTGDSEAARPRKVLILGSGGLSIGQAGEFDYSGSQAIKALKEENIQTVLINPNIATVQTSKGLADKVYFLPITPEYVTQVIRNERPDGVLLTFGGQTALNCGVELTKAGVLERYRVRVLGTPVASIEMTEDRKVFVEKMEEIGEHVAPSEAAASLEQAQAAAERLGYPVLVRSAYALGGLGSGFANNREELVALVSQAFTHTSQVLVDKSLKGWKEIEYEVVRDAYNNCITVCNMENLDPLGIHTGESIVVAPSQTLNDTEYFMLRRTAIKVVQHLGIVGECNIQFALNPESEQYYIIEVNARLSRSSALASKATGYPLAYVAAKLALGIPLPLLRNSVTNSTTASFEPSLDYCVVKIPRWDLSKFVRVSTKIGSSMKSVGEVMAIGRNFEEAFQKALRMVDENCVGFDHTVKPVSDMELEMPTDKRIFVLAAALRAGYCIERLYELTKIDRWFLHKMKNITDHAVLLESYRGQQGTMPPAVLQRAKQLGFSDKQVALAVLSTELAVRKMRRDLKILPVVKQIDTVAAEWPAQTNYLYLTYNGSEHDLAFHEPHVMVIGSGVYRIGSSVEFDWCAVGCIQELRKMGFKTIMVNYNPETVSTDYDMCDRLYFDEISFEVVMDIYELENPEGVILSMGGQLPNNIAMALHRQQCRILGTSPEAIDSAENRFKFSRLLDSIGISQPLWKELSNMESAKHFCCKVGYPCVVRPSYVLSGAAMNVAYSDSDLEKFLSNAVAVSKEQPVVISKFIQEAKEIDVDAVACDGVVVAIAISEHVENAGVHSGDATLVTPPQDITPKTLERIKAIVHAIGQELQVTGPFNLQLIAKDDQLKVIECNVRVSRSFPFVSKTLGVDLVALASQVIMGEDVEPVGLMTGTGIVGVKVPQFSFSRLAGADVVLGVEMTSTGEVACFGENRCEAYLKAMLSTGFKIPKKNILLTIGSYKNKSELLPTVRTLESLGYNLYASLGTADFYTEHGIKVKAVDWHFEEADSSEAGARESQRSILDYLAENHFEMVINLSMRNSGGRRLSSFVTKGYRTRRLAVDYSVPLIIDIKCTKLFVEALGQIGAAPPMKMHVDCMTSQKLIRLPGLIDVHVHLREPGGTHKEDFASGTAAALAGGVTMVCAMPNTSPAVTDATSFALAQKLAEAGARCDFALFLGASVDNAGTLGPLAGAAAGLKMYLNDTFSSLRMDDVSLWMEHLEQWPRHLPIVAHAERQTVAAVLMVAQLYQRPVHICHVARREEILLIKAAKQRGVPVTCEVAPHHLFLSQDDLGRLGKGRAAVRPELGTRQDVQALWENIDIIDCFATDHAPHTLEEKQGPEPPPGYPGLETMLPLLLTAVSEGRLSVEDIVQRLYENPRKIFGLPAQEDTYVEVDLEQEWIIPSSTVFSKARWTPFEGMQVKGTVRRVVLRGEVAYIDGQVLVPPGYGQDVRKWTAGAALLPHVAPTKETVKPPEQSRPVAGDALRGRAPSPRRPGPAGDTRFHLPPRIHRASDPELPAFRRLGAAHRPGARGTAEDTREKGGRKAAEPDSAAIQDSHFHPLGPVPRQTSPQRAPHFQTSPLLHPLVGQHVLSVRQFSKEQLSHLFNVAHTLRMLVQKERSLDILKGKVMASMFYEVSTRTSSSFAAAMSRLGGSVLSFCEATSSVQKGESLADSVQTMCCYADVLVLRHPQPGAVELAARHCRKPVINAGDGVGEHPTQALLDIFTIREELGTVNGMTITMVGDLKHGRTVHSLARLLTLYRVHLRYVTPPELRMPADITSFVASRGIQQEEFGSIEEALPDTDVLYVTRIQKERFQRAEDYEACFGKFILTPHIMTRAKERMVVMHPLPRVNEISVEVDSDPRAAYFRQAENGMYMRMALLATVLGRY, encoded by the exons ATGGCCcggctggtgctgcaggacgGCTCGGTGCTGCCCGGCCGCCCCTTCGGGGCCGTCGGGGCCGCGGCCGCGGGGGAAGTCG TGTTCCAGACCGGCATGGTGGGGTACCCCGAGGCCCTGACCGACCCCTCGTACAAGGCGCAGATCCTGGTGCTCACCTACCCGCTGGTCGGTAACTACGGCGTGCCCCGCGACGAGCCCGACGCCTTCGGCCTCAGCAGG tggtTTGAGTCCAGCAAGATCCACGTGGCCACGCTGGTGGTGGGCGAGTGCTCAGAGACCCCGAGCCACTGGAGCGCATCCCAGTCCCTGGACCAGTGGCTGAAGGAGCAGAACATCCCCGGGCTGGAAG GGGTGGACACCCGGGCGCTCACCAAGAAGATCCGCGAGAAGGGCACGCTGCTGGGGAAGCTGGTGCCGGACGGGACCCCCGAGGGCAGCGTCGCCTTTGAGGACCCCAACACGGAGCACCTGGTGCGGGAGGTGTCGCTGAAG GCTCCGCGAGTGTTCAACGCGGGCGGCTCCCTGCGTGTCACCGCCCTCGACTGCGGCCTGAAGAACAACCAGATCCGCTGCCTGTGCCGGCGGGGAGCGGCCGTCACTGTGGTGCCCTGGGACCACCCGCTGGACCCTGCAG CCTTTGACGGGCTGTTCAtcagcaatggccctggggacccacagctctgccaggagaCAGTGTCCAGCCTACGCCAGCTGCTGGATGCGCCCCAGCCCAAACCCATCTTTGGCATCTGCCTGGGCCACCAGCTGCTCGCCCTGGCCCTCGGTGCCTCGACCTACAAGATGAA GTACGGGAACCGCGGGCACAACCAGCCGTGCGTGCACGAGGACTCGCGGCGCTGCTTCATCACGGCGCAGAACCACGGCTTTGCGGTGCAGGCGGGCAGCCTCCCGCCCGGCTGGCTGCCGCTCTTCACCAACGCCAACGACGCCTCCAACGAGGGCCTGGTGCACCAGAGCAAGCCCTTCTTCAG TGTCCAGTTCCACCCCGAGCACTGCGCCGGCCCCACGGACCTGGAGGGTCTCTTTGATGTCTTTGTGGAGGCGGCACGGGACCTGCGGGACGGGCAGGGCGGCGCCCGCACAG TGCGGGAGCGCCTGCAGGAGTGGCTGACCTACAGCAAGGCACCAACAGGGGACTCGGAGGCAGCCCGGCCCCGCAAGGTGCTGATCCTGGGCTCCGGGGGCCTTTCCATCGGGCAGGCAGGCGAGTTCGATTACTCGGGGTCACAG GCCATCAAAGCGCTGAAGGAGGAGAACATCCAGACGGTGCTGATCAACCCCAACATTGCCACCGTGCAGACCTCCAAGGGACTGGCAGACAAGGTGTACTTCCTGCCCATCACCCCGGAGTACGTCACCCAG GTGATCCGGAACGAGCGGCCCGATGGGGTGCTGCTGACCTTCGGGGGACAGACAGCCCTCAACTGCGGCGTGGAGCTGACCAAGGCGGGCGTCCTGGAGCGGTACCGCGTGCGGGTGCTGGGCACCCCCGTGGCCTCCATTGAGATGACGGAGGATCGCAAGGTCTTCGtggagaagatggaggagaTCGGGGAGCACGTGGCGCCCAGCGAGGCTGCTGCCTCCCTCGAGCAg gcacaggcagcagctgagcgcTTGGGGTACCCGGTGCTGGTGCGCTCTGCCTACGCCCTGggagggctgggctctggcttCGCCAACAACAGGGAGGAGCTGGTGGCTCTGGTGAGCCAGGCCTTCACCCACACCTCCCAGGTGCTGGTGGACAAATCcctgaagggctggaaggagattGAGTACGAGGTGGTGCGGGATGCCTACAACAACTGCATCACG GTGTGCAACATGGAGAACCTGGACCCGCTGGGGATCCACACGGGCGAGTCCATCGTGGTGGCACCCAGCCAGACCCTCAATGACACCGAGTACTTCATGCTGAGGCGCACAGCCATCAAGGTGGTGCAGCACCTGGGCATCGTGGGCGAGTGCAACATCCAGTTTGCCCTCAACCCCGAGTCAGAGCAG TACTACATCATCGAGGTGAACGCGCGGCTGTCCCGCAGCTCGGCCCTGGCCAGCAAGGCCACTGGCTACCCACTGGCTTATGTGGCTGCCAAACTGGCCTTGGGCatccccctgcccctgctcag GAACTCCGTCACCAACTCCACCACGGCCAGCTTTGAGCCCAGCCTGGACTACTGCGTGGTGAAGATCCCGCGCTGGGACCTCAGCAAGTTCGTGCGTGTCAGCACCAAGATCGGCAGCTCCATGAAGAGCGTGG GGGAGGTCATGGCCATTGGGAGGAACTTTGAGGAGGCCTTCCAGAAGGCTCTGAGGATGGTGGACGAGAACTGCGTGGGCTTTGATCACACGGTGAAGCCGGTCTCAGACATG gagctggagatgCCGACGGACAAGCGGATCTTCGTGCTGGCGGCGGCGCTGCGGGCCGGCTACTGCATCGAGCGTCTCTATGAGCTGACCAAGATTGACCGCTGGTTCCTGCACAAGATGAAGAACATCACGGACCACGCGGTGCTGCTGGAGTCCTAccgtggccagcagggcaccATGCCGCCCGCCGTGCTCCAGCGCGCCAAGCAGCTCGGCTTCTCCGACAAGCAGGTGGCCCTGGCCGTGCTCAG CACCGAGCTGGCCGTGCGGAAGATGCGGCGCGACCTGAAGATCCTGCCGGTGGTGAAGCAGATCGACACCGTGGCCGCGGAGTGGCCAGCCCAAACCAACTACCTGTACCTGACCTACAACGGCTCTGAGCACGACCTGGCCTTCCATGAGCCCCACGTCATGGTCATCGGCTCCGGCGTCTACCGCATCGGCAGCAGCGTGGAGTTTGACTGGTGTGCTGTGGGCTGCATCCAGGAGCTCCGCAAG ATGGGCTTCAAGACCATCATGGTGAACTACAACCCTGAGACAGTGAGCACCGATTATGACATGTGTGATCGCCTCTACTTCGATGAGATTTCCTTtgag GTGGTGATGGACATCTACGAGCTGGAGAACCCCGAGGGTGTGATCCTGTCCATGGGCGGGCAGCTGCCCAACAACATCGCCATGGCCCTGCACCGGCAGCAGTGCCGCATCCTGGGCACCTCCCCGGAGGCCATCGACTCCGCCGAGAACCGCTTCAAGTTCTCCCGCCTGCTGGACTCCATCGGCATCAGCCAGCCTCTCTGGAAGGAGCTCTCCAACATGGAG TCAGCCAAGCACTTCTGCTGCAAGGTGGGCTACCCGTGTGTTGTGCGCCCCTCCTACGTGCTGAGCGGGGCTGCCATGAACGTGGCCTACTCGGACAGCGACCTGGAGAAGTTCCTGAGCAACGCTGTGGCTGTGTCCAAGGAGCAGCCTGTTGTCATTTCCAAGTTCATCCAGGAGGCCAAG GAGATTGACGTGGACGCGGTGGCCTGTGACGGCGTGGTGGTGGCCATCGCCATCTCGGAGCACGTGGAGAACGCTGGGGTGCACTCGGGGGATGCCACGCTGGTGACACCCCCCCAGGACATCACCCCCAAGACGCTGGAGCGCATCAAGGCCATTGTGCACGCCattgggcaggagctgcaggtcaCAGGGCCCTTCAACCTGCAGCTCATCGCCAAG GACGACCAGCTGAAGGTGATAGAGTGCAATGTTCGTGTCTCCCGCTCCTTCCCCTTCGTCTCCAAGACCCTGGGCGTGGACTTGGTGGCTCTGGCCAGCCAGGTGATCATGGGCGAGGATGTGGAGCCCGTGGGGCTGATGACGGGCACGGGCATCGTTGGTGTCAAG gtgccccagTTCTCCTTCTCTCGCCTGGCGGGCGCTGACGTGGTGCTGGGTGTGGAGATGACCAGCACGGGCGAGGTTGCCTGCTTCGGGGAGAACCGCTGCGAGGCGTACCTGAAGGCCATGCTCAGCACCGGCTTCAAGATCCCCAAGAAGAACATTCTGCTGACCATCGGCAGCTACAAG AACAAGAGCGAGCTGCTGCCCACGGTGCGGACGCTGGAGAGCCTCGGCTACAACCTCTATGCCAGCCTTGGCACCGCTGACTTCTACACCGAGCATGGCATCAAG GTGAAGGCCGTGGACTGGCACTTTGAGGAGGCTGACAGCAGCGAGGCCGGTGCCCGGGAGAGCCAGCGCAGCATCCTGGACTACCTGGCCGAGAACCACTTTGAGATGGTCATTAACCTGTCCATGCGCAACTCGGGCGGCCGCCGCCTCTCCTCCTTCGTCACCAAGGGCTACCGCACCCGGCGCCTGGCCGTCGACTACTCCGTGCCCCTCATCATCGACATCAAGTGCACAAAGCTCTTTGTCGAG GCACTGGGCCAGATTGGGGCAGCGCCCCCAATGAAGATGCACGTGGACTGCATGACCTCCCAGAAGCTCATCCGTCTGCCAG GCCTGATCGATGTTCACGTGCACCTCCGTGAGCCGGGTGGCACCCACAAGGAGGACtttgcatcaggcacagcagctgccctggccGGGGGTGTCACCATGGTGTGTGCCATGCCCAacaccagccctgctgtcacCGATGCCACCTCTTTCGCCTTGGCACAGaag ctggctgaggctggggcCCGCTGTGATTTTGCTCTCTTCCTGGGGGCTTCCGTGGACAACGCTGGCACTCTGGGCCCCCTGGCTGGGGCAGCCGCCGGGCTCAAGATGTACCTGAACGACACCTTCTCCAGCCTGCGGATGGACGACGTGTCGCTGTGGATGGAG cacctggagcagtgGCCGCGGCACCTGCCCATCGTGGCGCACGCCGAGCGGCAGACGGTGGCCGCCGTGCTGATGGTGGCCCAGCTGTACCAGCGCCCCGTCCACATCTGCCACGTGGCCCGCAGGGAGGAG ATCCTGCTCATCAAGGCGGCCAAGCAGAGAGGGGTCCCGGTGACGTGCGAGGTGGCCCCGCACCACCTATTCCTGAGCCAGGACGACCTGGGCCGCCTGGGGAAGGGCCGTGCGGCCGTGCGGCCCGAGCTGGGCACCCGCCAGGACGTGCAGGCGCTCTGGGAGAACATTGACATCATCGACTGCTTTGCCACTGACCACG ctcctcacacGCTGGAGGAGAAGCAGGGGCCGGAGCCGCCCCCTGGGTACCCTGGCCTGGAGACcatgctgccgctgctgctgacGGCCGTCTCTGAGGGGAGGCTCAGCGTGGAGGACATCGTGCAGCGCCTCTATGAGAACCCTCGCAAGATCTTTGGGCTGCCTGCTCAGGAGGACACCTATGTGGAG GTGGACCTGGAGCAGGAGTGGAtcatccccagcagcacagtgtTCTCCAAGGCCCGTTGGACCCCCTTTGAGGGCATGCAGGTCAAGGGCACGGTGCGCAGGGTGGTCCTGCGTGGGGAGGTTGCCTACATCGATGGGCAG GTGCTGGTGCCCCCTGGCTATGGACAGGATGTGAGGAAGTggactgcaggagctgcactgctgcCACATGTGGCCCCCACCAAGGAGACTGTGAAG CCCCCCGAGCAGTCCCGGCCCGTGGCTGGGGACGCGCTGCGTGGACGGgcgcccagcccgcgccggcccggccccgcgggggACACGCGCTTCCACCTCCCGCCCCGCATCCACCGAGCCTCGGACCCCGAGCTGCCAG CGTTCCGGAGGCTGGGAGCCGCGCACCGCCCGGGCGCCCGAGGCACCG CTGAGGACACTCGAGAGAAGGGCGGCAGGAAGGCAGCGGAACCGG ATTCGGCAGCGATCCAGGACAGCCACTTCCACCCGCTGGGCCCTGTCCCGCGCCAGACGTCCCCCCAGCGCGCCCCCCACTTCCAGACCTCGCCGCTGCTGCACCCCCTGGTTGGGCAGCATGTGCTCTCTGTGCGGCAGTTCTCCAAGGAGCAG CTGTCCCACCTGTTCAACGTGGCACACACCCTGCGCATGCTGGTGCAGAAGGAGCGCAGCCTGGACATCCTCAAG GGGAAGGTGATGGCCAGCATGTTCTACGAGGTGAGCACACGGACCAGCAGCTCCTTCGCGGCAGCCATGAGCCGGCTGGGGGGCTCCGTGCTGTCCTTCTGCGAGGCCACCTCCTCGGTGCAGAAGGGCGAGTCGCTGGCTGACTCCGTGCAGACCATGTGCTGCTACGCCGACGTGCTGGTGCTGCGGCACCCCCAGCCCGGCGCTGTCGAG ctggccgCCAGGCACTGCCGCAAGCCGGTGATCAACGCAGGGGACGGCGTGGGCGAGCACCCCACGCAGGCACTGCTGGACATCTTCACCATCCGCGAGGAGCTGGGCACGGTCAATGGCATGACG ATCACCATGGTGGGGGACCTGAAGCACGGGCGCACGGTGCACTCCCTGGCGCGCCTGCTCACGCTGTACCGCGTGCACCTGCGCTACGTCACCCCGCCCGAGCTCCGCATGCCCGCCGACATCACCAGCTTCGTGGCCTCCAGGGGCATCCAGCAG GAGGAGTTTGGGAGCATCGAGGAGGCGCTGCCGGACACAGACGTGCTGTACGTGACCCGCATCCAGAAGGAGCGCTTCCAGCGGGCCGAGGACTACGAGGCT TGCTTCGGGAAGTTCATCCTCACACCCCACATCATGACCCGGGCCAAGGAGAGGATGGTGGTGATGCACCCCCTGCCCCGTGTCAACGAGATcag